Genomic window (Candidatus Nitrosocosmicus franklandus):
TCAAATTAGAGAGGATTATGAAAGAAATCTTTTCTATAATACTCGCTACTCTTGGTTTGATTCTAACCACACCTCTTGCATATGGCCAACAATCACTTGATTCTGGAACATCTGCAGACATTGATACTTCATTGAATCAAACTATGAATACTACTGCTACTACTACTGGTGAAACTACGCCTGAGGCTACCATAGGCAAGAGTGAAAATTTTACCATTACTGACCTTAGATTCCGAGCAGAATCAAATCAGATAACGGGGACCATCACAAATAACTCTACAAGTCAACAATCTTACATTACTATTTATGCAGTGCTTTTCGACAAGGATGATTCTTTCCTTGGGATTGCAGAAGGAAGACCGTTAGTAGAATCGCTTCCGCCGGCTGACAATTCACCATTTTCAGTAGATCTATTCACCGGATTTGGACTTTATGCAATGCCTGAGGAAGTAAAGGCTGTTGACCATTATACCATCTATGTAAGAGGATATGATCCGCTATTTTAGAGGAAAACAATAAACCACTAGATGGAAAATAGTAGTTTGTGGTAACCCTTATCGGGTATCAATTTTCTTATTTTTTATCTTCTTGTGATTGCTGAGCGGTATAATATTTTATATGCATAATCTAATTTCTTGGATCTTGAAAACTAGATTCTCTGACTAGGTTTTCAAAAATATTTATCCCTGAATCAAGTCAAGGCCAAGACTTTGCAACCAGACTTAGTTTTTACATTATGAGATCGAAAGTGTGAATCATCAATTTTAAGAATGTGGTAATAAAGTATTTCCTTTTGAGTTACAGCATTTTTTTTCGATGTTTGAATATTAGTTCATGTTACTTTACACCCTATGTTTAGAGTATAGGTTTCAATTCGATGTCCTGGTGGATTGAAATATTTGATACAAAAAGGTTAGCAAAGGATTAATTTACTGATGTGGTTCAGTCCTTAAAAGATATAACAAAATGAGATGCGAGAATCCAGTCATGAATCAGATCCTCGATGCTTATAAACCCATGTGGTCGCTAAAGCATGCGGTATCCCTGATGAGTTGGGATTTTGAAACTTTTATGCCTCGAGAAGGGACTGAAGGAAGAGGAGTGGCCGATTCTCAACTTCACATGTTACATAAAGATTTACTGCTAAATAGCGAATTTATTGGTCTAGTCGATAGTGCAAAAAAACAGGAGAATCTTGGTGACCTTGAAATGGGCATAATAAGAGTAATCGATAGGGAAATAACTAAACAGGTCAAGTTACCCAGGGAATTGACCGAAGCTGAGTCCTTGGTAAGAATAAGAGGGAACATGGCTTGGAGAGAGGCTAGGGCAAAATCTGATTTTAAAATGTACGAACCCCATTTGAAGAAAATGATAGAGATAAAAAAAGAAATAGCAGCAAGATGGGGGTACGAAAACCACCCATATAATGCACTTTTAGATACCTTCGAAGAGCAGCTTACAGTAGATGACTTGGATAAAATATTTAGTGTATTAACACCTCGTATCCAAAAACTTTTGAAAAAACTTGTTGATTCAAAAAGCCAGTTTTGTAAAGAGAGCAATCTTGCGAAATTAGAATATGATATTCAAAAAGTGGACGAATTAAATCATGATATCCTTAATCTTTTGCAATATGATATGAGGCGTTTTAGAATGGATACTTCTACTCATCCATTCACTGAAACTATGGGGCTTGATGATGTTCGAATAACCACTAGGTATGAAGGAGTTGATTTCAAAAAGTCGATATTTAGTACCATTCATGAGGCTGGTCACGCCTTATATAATTTACAATGCGACAAATCATTGTCTTTTACTCCTATTGAGGGAGGAACATCGCTTGGACTTCACGAATCTCAGTCAAGGTTCTGGGAGAACATTGTGGGTAGAAGTTTACCTTTCGTTCAATTGATATCTCCACTAATTAGAAAGAAAGTGAATTTTGCAAATCAAACTACTGATGACGAGCTATATTTTTATTTTAATAATGTCAGGGCTGATTATATTCGAGTTGATGCCGATGAGGTTACTTATAATTTACATATAGCGATAAGGTATGAAATAGAGAAAAGGATATTTGAAGACAGCCTCAGCGTTTCTGAGATTCCTGAATTTTGGAATGATAGGATGGAGCAGTTGCTTGGTGTGAGACCACCTAAGGATTCATTGGGAGTCCTTCAGGATACACATTGGAGCAGCGGTCTCTTTGGGTATTTTCCTACGTATACTTTGGGCAATTTAGTTTCAGCTATCATTGTTTCTAAAATGCAGAAAGACTTGGAAAACTACAACGAGGATATCAAAACCGGTAATTTTAATTCAATCAGAGAATGGCTGCGATCAAAAATACATCAATATGGATCTACTTATGCTCCTAAAGTGCTTCTTAATAACAGTCTAAATGAAGGTTACAATCCTGATTACTTTATTACTTATCTTGAGAATAAATACCAAACTCATTGAACCATGATTGGTAAAAGAGGTATGTCTCCCAGATATCGGATTTTTTGTAGGATGCGATGCCGAAATTGAAAATCACTAGAATACTTTTATATTTTTTACGAAGAAAGTAATTAGAACGAATGATCTCTCATATTCAAATAACGTTAATTATTTTGGTCACCATTATAGCAACTGGTTTAGTTGCAATTCCGTTTGGAAATCCTAATTTTGTTGATAGGGCGATTATTTTGGAATTATCCTTTGTAACTCTATTCGTATTGATATGGAAAGGGTACAATAAAGCATTGTATGCATGTATTCCTCTAGCTGCTTTCGTTATTATTGGCAATAGTCTTGCTCCGCCACATGTTAATACGATGATGACTTTTTCCAATCCACTCAATGCAATCGTCTTAATTGTCGGTGGGTATATTCTGCAAATTGCACTGGTAATTGCAAGTTTACTGTCTATATTAAATATGAGATCAAGGCGAATAACTTCTCTAAACTGAGATATAATGTTGTTATTATTTACGGTATTTTTTAACCGGGTACTACCTCTACTACTAAAAACATAATTATCTACCTTCGAGGCGTTTTTGTAATCCTTGTAATGCAGGTTCTTTTTTGTCCTTGGTTGTTAATTAGATTCAATAGCTTTTTTATACTAATTGATTATTGGTTTAGATATATGTATTCCACTTTATTTCTCTTCATTGTTTCATTGTTTGGCGCAAGTATGTTGTTATCCAATTTTGAACATACATTAGGACAAACCACAACTGGTGAATCTACGAATCCGAGTCTATATAATTTAGTTACAAACTCTTTGAATTTAACTGAACCTGTATATCAAGCCTACTCAGCAACTTTTGTTGGATCTAAAAATCTGTCAAGCGGATCGCCCTTGATAACTGAAGACTATGCTATTGAAAAAGCCGTTATGAAAAATGTGGGCAATGTAACTAATAATATGACATTTATAAATACTCACTTACCAGATGGTACAATTCAAAGTACTTCAAGAGGTACAATAACATCCGAGGACGGACACAATATTGGTTGGATCTCTTCAGATATTGGAATAATTAATGACCAGGGTGAATTATTTCATGGTATTATCCAATATGAGGTAACAAATAGTTCAACGTTTTCATTTTTGAGTAATATGACGGGTATCGACAAGCAAACCCCTGAGATAAAAAGAACAATTTGGCTAATAGAAAAATAGCAAATAGAAAATCATGCATTGAGGGATATCCTAATTTATTCAAATAAAATTAGATGGTCGAGGATACTAGTAGTGTAGTTAGGCAATGGTCAACGGAGCAGAATTAATAGCATAGGAATACATACATGGTAAATGGGTTTAATCATCCTATTCGTTTCAAACCGTCTCTCTGGTCTAGTCAATAATAAGCCAGACTATCCAACTTTCCACATCAGAAACGTCCCCGTTCCATTGTTGTTAACTTGATCCTTATAAATGGCTATTGAATTGCTAAGAAAAGAGAATTCGCCTACTGCTTTGTCTTCGAAAATCGCTACACCGGTACTATTAAAAGTACCGTTTGAATTATATTTACCAATGGCATAAAAATCATATAATACTGTGTTACTGCCATCGGTAGAGAATTTAGTCTTTCCTTGGAGATATGAAGTGTCATTGTTCCTAAGGGTTTCTGAGGCATTGCCCTCAACAGTAATGTTTATAGTACCATTAAGAATTCCTTGTCCAGTGAAATTCGAATAACTGGTTTTATTTTCAAGTCCTGGCTTTCCGCCTTCTATATAATAATTTTCTACTAGAAACGGCCTTTCCAAATAAAGAGATTCTGTGAAATTCATGCTGTTATCCAATGCCTGTGCGTACTTTGCAGAAAGTGCTACAAAACCAGAGAGTGTTACAAGTCCCGCAATGAACACCCATGATAAAGTGATATTACTTTTGGATTTTAGTTTCATACCAGAGACTTGATATCATTAGATTATTAAGTTTGCGATATACTGTAATCAATGATATGGTCTGTCTCTCCTGTGTATATTGGTCGGAGTTAAAAGATCATATGTGTTATTAAGATTTCACAGATTTCAAAAATTCATTATTGGAAACAATTATGGATCAAAATCATGCGGATCCGTATATCAATATATGTATTTAGAGTATCGAGCAAGTGCTCAAATTAATTAGATTGTATTATTTTGGGTTGTCACCCAGTACAGATTCTGAAAGCTTATTTACTGATCGTTATATTTTATTTCCATGGCTAACCTAAAAACACATTTTGTAGCCGACATAGTACATTATTTGCAAATGTAAGAACGTTCCATAGTGACTTTTATGTGTGAGCAAAAGTGGAGTAACAACCAAAAGAAACAGGTATTTAAATAGATTATCCTTTTTTTATTGCTTCAACTATGCCTATCATTTTTGATCTGGGGTAGTGAGACTGAATATACTTCCATCCTGATTTGCTTAAAATTGAATCGAATTCCTGTATTGTTCTTTCTCTACCTGTAGTAACACACATCATGTGTATGTCAAATAATTTGGAGAAGTGAGGTGTGCTTGCATCAGGTATTATGTGTTCAACAATAAATATTCTGGCTTTGTCGGGGGAAGCCTTATGGATGTTTGAAAGTATTTGGATACATTCATCATCATTCCAATCATGAAGAATCATTTTCATTATGTATAGTTCTGCTGAAGGGACTTGATTAAACATATTACCTTCAACATAATTACATCGAGCTTGCAAACCCGTTTTATAGATCCAAGAGGATTTTTGATTCTCTACCACTGGCGTTAACTCTAGTATTGTGCCATTCAGATGATTGTACTTTGAATACAAATGACTTGAGAGATGTCCTTGGCCACCACCAATTTCACAAATACGAGATATATTGGAAAAGTCATAATTATCAAGTGCCTCTAAAACCATGGCCGTATGAGCTGCTGAAAAACTACTCATTGCGTCATTGAAAATCTTTGAATACTCTGAGTTTTTTGTAGTATACTCAAAAAGATCAATTCCGTATTCTAAGGAGAAAGCGTTCTGCTTTCCATCTTTGATCATTTGAGGCAAATGCTTCCATACTTGATAATGTTCTGGTCCTTCCTCAAGTAGCAATACTCCTTGAAGGGTTTGGGGGTGGTCCTTTTTTAATAATTCTCCATATGAGGTGATGGAAAATTTTCGATTGTTTTTTTCTTCTTTCGCATAACCCAAAGATGCAATTGATCGAAGTATACGATATGTCATCGCCTCGTTGAGATTTAAATCCTGTGCAATTTGGCGTACGTCTGTGGGATTAGTTGTAAGGTAATCAAATAAGCCGATCTTGGCACCGGCATAGAGTATTTGACTTTTCCATCTTCCAAATATGATGTTTATAGTATTGTCAACTTCTGACATATTATGTATGTTATTTCAATAAGCCGGGCTTTTTATTATCTTTTGATCCAATCAGATGGATTTGTTACATGGGAGACGGTAGAATTTCTAGAACTTTTCCTATATGCTTTGGCTGACTTGTCATTTTTTTAATCTCAGATTATTATCAAGACTGATATAGTCTGTTTCTCCCTAGTACGCTCTTGACGTATCGTATCGTACCATACTATCCACAATTTCTATCTAATTTGCTAATTGTTGAAGAAAACATGTCTTTAAACAATAATTACCTGGCAATTTCGTATTTTATACATTTGTCGTTTTAAACTCCACTCTTATCCTGGTGGATTATCTTTTTACTAGATATACGATATCGTAAATTAATCATCCCGTCCTATTTTAGGAATTAAAATTGATTTATTGTTTTTCTTATTAGATAGTAATGAAAATAAATAAAGGATTTGGCTTTAATACATTTTAGCTATTAAAATTAAACTAACTTTTTAATCCTAACAGTTATTTAGTTACTTGGATTCGTTCTTTTACCCAATCTGAAATGGTGAATATATATGGCATAAGCAAGTTTCATATCAAGATATTTACTGACGCTGTATTTGGAGTTGCTATTACTATGTTAGCAGTTGAACTTAAAGTTCCCCACCTTGGGACTGGCACTACGTTACTGGGCAGTGGGGAATTTGGAGAAATTGCCACCACTTTCGTTTCTTATTTAACGACTTTTGTTATACTAGGTACGTATTGGATCACCTATCATGCAGTCTTTAACCCTATCAGACGTACTACTGATTTAATGATCTGGTTAAATTTATCATTTCTAATGCTTATCGCAATAATCCCATTTTCGATAAGATTAATGAATGAGTATAATAATCAACATTCATTCATTTTTTATTCGGTAATTCAAATCTTGACGGGACTTGTACTGTTCCTCATGTGGAAACATGCAATGAAAAAACAGCTCGTAATCGCTGATGAAAAAGAAAAAGATGGCAAGGAGACTCGATTAAATGCTACTATAATACAGCTTACTTATATTAGGACTGCAATTATACCTACTGCCTACTTGGTTTCAATGGCAATTTCCTTTATTGATCCAGATATAGCAACCATATTTCCGCTGATAATTATTGTACCTGTATCAATTCTTCTGCGATTAAGATACAAGAATCATGCGCAACTTCATGCTCAGGAGGTTTAATAATGTCATCTTTTAAATCGGGTGTGATTATTGAAAAGAGTGGTGTTAGTATTTGATCAATATTTTGTTCTTTTCAATATTTATCACGCTTTTTCAGAGAATTATGCAGCATCAAATTGTCTGTTGTAACTCAAATATTTTCATCTATGAATGGAATCATTATTTTTAGTTCTCAAATTTGCTATGGCTATTATTCTTTTGAATTTTACGTAATATTTTGTCTATTCCTAAAGACTTTCATTAACGAAAAATTATTCTAAACAAACGGTTTCCATGCATGAATTCCTACTAAGGTAACAATAATTTTGCCAATAATAATAGACATATTTTATTATGACAATAAAAAATATTCGATATGAGTAAGAAAAAAAGATTTATTTAAAATTTTGTAATATGGTAGAAAAGATTCCATTAAGTTTTGCCTACCTGGATGATTCTTTTCAATTCAGTCTACATTAATCAGAAACAATAAGTTAGGAGTATTGAATGCATGCATGGTTTTATAATACTTGTTGATTAATATCTAGTATGATTGCCTGTGAAGAATACTGTAATCCCGTTCCACGAAAATGACAATTGAAAAGCATAAACACACACCAAGCATAGCCAATTCATCCCGAAAAGGAAAATATGCCACTTCAACTGAAAACCGTCGACTAATGTGGGAATACGTAATTTGGCCCCTGGTATTAAAACTTAACAGGAATTATTTCACACCCCGGGAATATCATGATAAAAGAAACCAAGTGTCGGCAGAAAAGAATATTCCGATTACGAAGATGGCTGGAGGCATAGTGTCTCTTTTGGTTAAAGGAATTATCTTTCAAGATGGAAAATACTATTCGATCCATTACAAATTGATACCTTATATGAGGAAAAAAACCTGTTTAGATTACGAAACAGTACTCAGAGAAATACGGTCAAAAAAATAATAGACTAAAAGTTGTAGGGGTAAAATTAAAAAGAGATAGAAATTGTAGTCCGAATCTGAGTTCATCATTAATGGTGCTGTAGATATTTGATTTGTCATGATATGGTGGTTGTTTTATCTCTAAATACAAATTTCTTAATATTGATTATAATTTAAACCTGATGATTTATTGACGAACAAGTAATGGCTCTCTCTCTCTGTCTCAAGGCGTGAAGTGAGGCCAAAAATTGTTCAAATTCCTTCAGGATTTGAAGTATTCTTTTTTAAGAATGTTACTATCATAACAACATTATATTGTGATGCATTTTTAGATGTCTGTAATCATTTAACGTATTTATACAAAGAATTCATCCTTCTCCTGTAATTAGGCTAAATGTTTTGTCTGAATCGCTGATGAGAATCTATGTTATATCGGGGTTTGCTTTTATGTCCATACTACCTACCTTTTTACTCCAAATTTCATTAATTAAATGAAATGATTGCTAGAGGTGTACATTGAAAATTCTGTGTCCATATTGTATCATATTATAGGAAACATTGCAAGAACGTCAAATCCAACAATTAAAGCATCTATATTTTCTATGGGTGAATCGTCCATTGTCTAATGGCAGGTGTATGGAGATGGGTTCGCTCTTCTTCTCTTACACAATTGCCGTTTCCCCAATGCATTACCTATTTTTGTGATGATTCAATCAGGATAAAAAAAAGAATAAGGAATCAAAATGGTTTTTTAACGAATTCTATCGCTTTATCTAATTAGTCATATCATGGAATTAAAAAATAAATTAACGTGTTGTTTTTTATAGATACAATAATTCATCAAATTTCATTCTGATCTTGATTCTTTTTGAGGTGTTTATCGTGTTTCTTGATATCGAAAAGTAGATATAAATTCTGTTTTTTTCATGCTTTAGTAATTGTTTTTACGATCTCCATGGCCTCCTTATTACCTCTCTTTAATTCATTTCTCAATGAATGTTTGATTATCCATTGAGTATTTACATCCTGAGATTCTGACCATTTTTTTAGCAATTTAATTCCAATGTCATAATTATCTTTTAGTATATCATTGATGTTATTAGCAACCGATTTTTTCACAAACAGTGATTTATCGTATTTGAGATTTTCAAGTATAGGAAGAATTGGCTTGGGGTCTAAGATAAATTGATCAAGCTTTTTAGCCCAAGGAAGCCTTGGTCTTAAACCTTCGGAAGATAATCTTCTTACATGAACGTTTGAATCGCATGACCATTTTAACATCAATGCTAGCATTTTATTTGAATATTTCACGATGAACGGACGAACAGCATATTCTCCTGTGCTGCGCTGTGTAATTTGATAAATAGCATTGGTCGACGTCTCAAAGTTGTCTAACCCGTAGGTTTCTACATAAAATGAAATCGGCATTATCCAATATCCTTCCCTAAACATTCCCGTCTCATTTGGATTAGGTGGTCCCAGAATGTTAATCAAGATATTTACTACATCTGGATATCTGAGTGGTAGATACTCATACAGATTTTCGGTAATTAGCTTTATCCGATCCTTTAGTTCTAAATCATTTACCCTTTTATCTACCGAATTGATGAAATCTTGTCTTTGAAACGATGGGTATACTTTGGAGATTTTGCCTGCAAGCAGTATCGCAAGCTCCTTTCCGTAAAAATCTTTAAGTTTTGTAGATTTGTTATCTTTTCTTAAATCTCCAACCAAAGTTATTTCTAAATCATGATAAAATGTCTAAACCCTTAAATCTTATTCATTGTAAATGAAACGAACGTATCTATTTATTTTGCCATTAGTTTTAGAATCTAATCAAACTACTATCTCTTATTTGTCTTTTGAATTGTATTTTATTTTCTCTACTCCATCATCCTTATATTGGCCCGGTAAAGTGTAAAATAACCATAGGTAATGAATAATAATTCACCTGTTGAAAATAATTCTCATTTTGAGCTTGCATCTGACCTTACAATCAATAGATTGGTGAACGGGATGTGGCAAGTTGCAGGTGGGCATGGATACATTGACCACGCAAAGGCGATTGATGAAATGCTAAGATATCATGAATCTGGATTTACTAGCTGGGATCTTGCTGACATATATGGACCAGCTGAGGATTTTATAGGACACTTTCGAAAAAGATTGTCTGAGATTAAAGGAAACGAAGAGCTTTCCAAAGTTCAAGCCCTTACAAAGTGGGTACCTCGTCCAGGCAAAATTACAAAGTCAATAGTTAATGAAAGCATACAAAGTTCATTAGATCGAATGGGGGTTGAATCCCTTGATCTCTTGCAATTTCATTGGTGGGACTATGATAATCCATACTACATGGATGCACTTAGTTTTCTCTCAGACTTGCGTGATGAAGGAAAGATAAAACATGTAGGATTGACGAATTTTGACACCGAACATTTACAAATAATACTTGATGCAGATACACAAATCTTATCCAACCAAATTCAGTACTCCATAATTGATAGAAGATCTGAGAAAAAAATGGTTCCGTTTTGCGAGGAACACCATATTAAGATTCTTGCATATGGGACACTTTGTGGAGGACTTTTAACTGAAAAATTTCTTGGAAGAGAACAAGAGCCATCTGGATATGATCTAGATACCTTAAGTTTGCAAAAGTACAAAAAAATGATCGATCGCTGGGGTGGTTGGAAACTGTTCCAAGAGTTGTTATCTAATCTAAATGATATAGCGCAAAAACACCAGGTAACTATAGCCAATGTAGCTACTAGATATATTTTGGATAAATCTTGCGTTGCAGGAGTTTTAATAGGTGCTAGACTTGGTATTACAGACCATATAAACAGTAATTCTCAGGTCTTTGATTTTGTCTTGGACCGTGATGATTATGCGAAAATAGAGGATGTCTGTGAAAAATCAAATGATTTATTTGAGGTCATAGGAGACTGTGGCGATGAGTATAGATAAACACTGATATCTTCTACAGCGATCTGGCTTAGTCAAAACTGACTTATCTAGAAAATCTTTGTTCTTGTGCCTGAATTACGACAAAACTTAAATACTTAGATAACGATATTGCTGTTATGTGCATAAAATGTGAATTAGTGGCAATAATTCGCAAACAGGCTAACATGCGTATCTCAAAGTCAACGGGCCGACAAGAAATTACGCTGTGCTCCTGATAACACCCGTTTCAGAGATACCTTCAATATTCCTAAAATGCAGACTATTTACTTATAATTAAGAATCACAATCATGATGAATAGCATCTGAAAGAAATGCTTTTTCACGAGTAGTGTGTGTGGTAAATATCATGAATAATGTAATTATGATTTCCGCCGTGACCCTTGCAATAAAGAATATGAAAAAGTCTTGTAGTTTTTATACTAGCATACCCGGCTTTCAGATTATTTACGGTGGTTCTTCAAATGACTCTTTTACATCATATCAGATTGGTAAGGATAATAAAGTTACATTTCTAAACTTGGAGTTAAAGAAATTTTCTGATGCTAATAAGCTGTATGAGAACCACAGAACAAATTTTGGTAGAATTATTTTTTATACCGATAGTGTAGACAATCTCTATGCATATTTTAGTACTAATAAATTCATTTCAAATTTAATTCTAATTGAATTTGAACCTATTAATGCGCCCTGGAAAGAACGATATTTTCATATACGTGATCCAGATGGTTATCAACTATCTTTTGCCCAACCGATCTAGATCTGCTTGTTAGATACTAGAGGTAAAATTTTGAGAATTGTTAAGATTATCTCTTTTTTTACTTCTCTTTAATATTTGATTTCTAAAAATAACCAAAAGATATCCACTACCTCGAATTTGATTTTCTTTGTTGCAACCTATTGCGTTTGTAGCTGATAAGCAGAATACTAAGAAGTATAATAACTTTGGATTGTAGTAATCATTTATTGCAACATCCTATAACTAAAAATAGAGTACCCTTCTCAGTGCTTGATTTGGTAATGGTAAATACTGATGGGTCACCAAGTCAATCTATGCGAAATAGCCTTGACCTTGCTCAACATGTAGAAAATTGGGGTTATTCTCGGTACTGGTTGGCAGAGCACCATAACATAAAAGGCATTGCAAGTGCTGCCACTTCTGTACTAATTGGTTTTATCGCAGGTGGGACTAGTAAGATTAAGGTCGGGTCTGGTGGAATAATGCTTCCAAATCACAGTCCGTTAGTTGTTGCGGAGCAATTTGGAACTTTAGAGTGTTTATACCCTGGGAGGATAGAGCTTGGTTTAGGCCGTGCACCCGGCACAGACCCATTGACTGCTATGGCATTAAGACGTGGCAATTTGGAAAAATCCGAAGATGAATTTCCAACTAATTTGAAGGAATTGCTCGATTATTTTAACCCAACAAGGCCTGACAAAAAAGTGAGAGCCAACCCTGGAGAGGGATTGGATATTCCAGTTTGGTTGTTGGGATCTAGCATG
Coding sequences:
- a CDS encoding LLM class flavin-dependent oxidoreductase, which translates into the protein MQHPITKNRVPFSVLDLVMVNTDGSPSQSMRNSLDLAQHVENWGYSRYWLAEHHNIKGIASAATSVLIGFIAGGTSKIKVGSGGIMLPNHSPLVVAEQFGTLECLYPGRIELGLGRAPGTDPLTAMALRRGNLEKSEDEFPTNLKELLDYFNPTRPDKKVRANPGEGLDIPVWLLGSSMFSARLAAELGLPFAFASHFAPTYLESAVNAYLENFQPSKYLKRPYVMAAVNIYAADSDKEAKRLFTSVQQMALGMIRRNHTLLQPPVDDMSNLWDSLEEYAVKERLKYSFVGDSCTVKKGLKTFLNRIHVDEIMAVSHIYDHVARLRSFEILASL
- a CDS encoding VOC family protein; this translates as MNNVIMISAVTLAIKNMKKSCSFYTSIPGFQIIYGGSSNDSFTSYQIGKDNKVTFLNLELKKFSDANKLYENHRTNFGRIIFYTDSVDNLYAYFSTNKFISNLILIEFEPINAPWKERYFHIRDPDGYQLSFAQPI
- a CDS encoding FxLYD domain-containing protein, yielding MKEIFSIILATLGLILTTPLAYGQQSLDSGTSADIDTSLNQTMNTTATTTGETTPEATIGKSENFTITDLRFRAESNQITGTITNNSTSQQSYITIYAVLFDKDDSFLGIAEGRPLVESLPPADNSPFSVDLFTGFGLYAMPEEVKAVDHYTIYVRGYDPLF
- a CDS encoding carboxypeptidase M32, with protein sequence MNQILDAYKPMWSLKHAVSLMSWDFETFMPREGTEGRGVADSQLHMLHKDLLLNSEFIGLVDSAKKQENLGDLEMGIIRVIDREITKQVKLPRELTEAESLVRIRGNMAWREARAKSDFKMYEPHLKKMIEIKKEIAARWGYENHPYNALLDTFEEQLTVDDLDKIFSVLTPRIQKLLKKLVDSKSQFCKESNLAKLEYDIQKVDELNHDILNLLQYDMRRFRMDTSTHPFTETMGLDDVRITTRYEGVDFKKSIFSTIHEAGHALYNLQCDKSLSFTPIEGGTSLGLHESQSRFWENIVGRSLPFVQLISPLIRKKVNFANQTTDDELYFYFNNVRADYIRVDADEVTYNLHIAIRYEIEKRIFEDSLSVSEIPEFWNDRMEQLLGVRPPKDSLGVLQDTHWSSGLFGYFPTYTLGNLVSAIIVSKMQKDLENYNEDIKTGNFNSIREWLRSKIHQYGSTYAPKVLLNNSLNEGYNPDYFITYLENKYQTH
- a CDS encoding TMEM175 family protein yields the protein MVNIYGISKFHIKIFTDAVFGVAITMLAVELKVPHLGTGTTLLGSGEFGEIATTFVSYLTTFVILGTYWITYHAVFNPIRRTTDLMIWLNLSFLMLIAIIPFSIRLMNEYNNQHSFIFYSVIQILTGLVLFLMWKHAMKKQLVIADEKEKDGKETRLNATIIQLTYIRTAIIPTAYLVSMAISFIDPDIATIFPLIIIVPVSILLRLRYKNHAQLHAQEV
- a CDS encoding aldo/keto reductase yields the protein MNNNSPVENNSHFELASDLTINRLVNGMWQVAGGHGYIDHAKAIDEMLRYHESGFTSWDLADIYGPAEDFIGHFRKRLSEIKGNEELSKVQALTKWVPRPGKITKSIVNESIQSSLDRMGVESLDLLQFHWWDYDNPYYMDALSFLSDLRDEGKIKHVGLTNFDTEHLQIILDADTQILSNQIQYSIIDRRSEKKMVPFCEEHHIKILAYGTLCGGLLTEKFLGREQEPSGYDLDTLSLQKYKKMIDRWGGWKLFQELLSNLNDIAQKHQVTIANVATRYILDKSCVAGVLIGARLGITDHINSNSQVFDFVLDRDDYAKIEDVCEKSNDLFEVIGDCGDEYR
- a CDS encoding 3-methyladenine DNA glycosylase: MVGDLRKDNKSTKLKDFYGKELAILLAGKISKVYPSFQRQDFINSVDKRVNDLELKDRIKLITENLYEYLPLRYPDVVNILINILGPPNPNETGMFREGYWIMPISFYVETYGLDNFETSTNAIYQITQRSTGEYAVRPFIVKYSNKMLALMLKWSCDSNVHVRRLSSEGLRPRLPWAKKLDQFILDPKPILPILENLKYDKSLFVKKSVANNINDILKDNYDIGIKLLKKWSESQDVNTQWIIKHSLRNELKRGNKEAMEIVKTITKA
- a CDS encoding methyltransferase, with protein sequence MSEVDNTINIIFGRWKSQILYAGAKIGLFDYLTTNPTDVRQIAQDLNLNEAMTYRILRSIASLGYAKEEKNNRKFSITSYGELLKKDHPQTLQGVLLLEEGPEHYQVWKHLPQMIKDGKQNAFSLEYGIDLFEYTTKNSEYSKIFNDAMSSFSAAHTAMVLEALDNYDFSNISRICEIGGGQGHLSSHLYSKYNHLNGTILELTPVVENQKSSWIYKTGLQARCNYVEGNMFNQVPSAELYIMKMILHDWNDDECIQILSNIHKASPDKARIFIVEHIIPDASTPHFSKLFDIHMMCVTTGRERTIQEFDSILSKSGWKYIQSHYPRSKMIGIVEAIKKG